A genomic region of Candidatus Palauibacter polyketidifaciens contains the following coding sequences:
- the lon gene encoding endopeptidase La translates to MSEENGRKDQAEALPAENGGVMVEMKVAEVEGAEAAAPAEETEPGRKSDSKRLRLPVLPLRGTVVFPAVAAPIAAGRDKTMKAIDRAIAGEKLLFAVAQLDAEIERPDPEHLYRIGTVCRIAQMQKVPGGIQMVIQGDTRAAALEYAERDGYLEVVAREMDDMDPLDPEERAFAALYKEVHERSAEVSRLRGVPKEIVDHLLGGVSTPGELADLVAFYTELEVEEKQELLETLSVEARLRSLLVHLQKQIGLLEAQEEIREQVQEELGERQREIFLREQMKAIQKELGEDIDSQEANDLRERIEALELPEEARQEVDRELRRLERIPRESAEAQVVRTYLEIVADLPWSETTEEQLDIPRAEEVLERDHYGLQDVKDRVLDFLAVRKLQEETRLREARELEAESGSEAADDAEPDGDVEASGDAESGASGNGDAEGEADGTASDGGESDEAEADPVPGYEDDRAGETLLFVGPPGVGKTSIARSIADAMGRKYVRVSLGGARDEADIRGHRRTYVGAMAGRIIEGLKRAGTKNPVFLLDEIDKLGVSFQGDPSAALMEVLDPAQNEAFVDHYLGVPFDLSEVLFIATANVFEQIPGPLRDRMEAIEFRGYTEAEKLEIARRFLLPRQKRRNGLLPEQVEVDEGAIRAIITRYTREAGVRQLERELGSVCRKSARKIATGSSEATVDADDLRELLGRPKVHAAEKMEEDAVGVATGMFYTPVGGDIMLVETRVLKGKEGLVLTGQLGDVMKESAQAALTFARSHANGLDLTEERLRDHEIHIHVPAGAIPKEGPSAGIAMAVALVSALGDHPVRHDVAMTGEITLSGRVLPIGGVKEKVLGAARAGINEIILPAINEGDLEDLPDHVCEQLEFHLVETLDEALAAALANGSLEGGALAFAE, encoded by the coding sequence ATGAGCGAAGAAAACGGACGCAAGGATCAGGCTGAAGCGCTGCCCGCCGAAAACGGCGGCGTTATGGTCGAGATGAAGGTCGCCGAGGTGGAGGGCGCCGAAGCCGCAGCCCCCGCCGAAGAGACGGAACCCGGGCGCAAGAGCGACTCGAAGCGCCTGCGGCTGCCCGTGCTCCCCCTCAGGGGTACGGTCGTCTTCCCCGCCGTGGCCGCGCCGATCGCCGCGGGCCGGGACAAGACCATGAAGGCCATCGACCGGGCGATCGCGGGGGAGAAGCTGCTCTTCGCCGTCGCCCAGCTCGATGCCGAAATCGAGAGGCCGGACCCCGAGCACCTTTACCGCATCGGGACCGTGTGCCGAATCGCGCAGATGCAGAAGGTGCCCGGCGGCATCCAGATGGTCATCCAGGGAGACACCCGCGCCGCCGCCCTCGAGTACGCCGAGCGCGACGGATACCTCGAGGTCGTCGCGCGGGAGATGGACGACATGGATCCGCTCGACCCCGAAGAGCGGGCCTTCGCGGCTCTCTACAAGGAGGTCCATGAGAGATCCGCGGAAGTCAGCCGGCTGCGCGGCGTCCCGAAGGAGATCGTCGACCACCTCCTGGGCGGGGTGTCGACGCCCGGCGAACTCGCCGATCTCGTCGCCTTCTACACGGAGCTCGAGGTCGAGGAGAAGCAGGAACTCCTCGAGACCCTCTCCGTCGAGGCGCGGCTGCGCTCGCTGCTCGTGCACCTGCAGAAGCAGATCGGCCTGCTGGAGGCGCAGGAGGAGATCCGCGAGCAGGTCCAGGAAGAGCTGGGGGAGAGGCAGCGCGAGATCTTCCTGCGCGAGCAGATGAAGGCGATCCAGAAGGAGCTGGGCGAGGACATCGACTCCCAGGAGGCGAACGACCTCCGCGAGCGCATCGAGGCGCTCGAGTTGCCGGAGGAGGCGCGCCAGGAAGTCGACCGCGAGCTTCGGCGTCTCGAGCGCATCCCGCGCGAGTCCGCGGAGGCTCAGGTCGTGCGGACCTATCTGGAGATCGTCGCGGACCTCCCCTGGTCCGAGACGACCGAGGAACAACTGGACATCCCCCGGGCCGAAGAGGTCCTGGAACGGGATCACTACGGACTTCAAGATGTGAAGGACCGGGTGCTCGACTTTCTGGCGGTGCGGAAGCTCCAGGAAGAGACGCGGTTGCGCGAAGCTCGCGAGCTGGAGGCCGAAAGCGGATCGGAGGCGGCGGACGACGCGGAGCCGGACGGCGACGTCGAGGCGAGCGGCGACGCGGAGAGCGGGGCGTCGGGGAACGGCGACGCGGAGGGCGAGGCGGATGGGACAGCCTCCGATGGGGGGGAATCCGACGAGGCGGAGGCCGACCCGGTACCGGGATACGAGGACGACCGCGCGGGGGAGACGCTGCTCTTCGTCGGGCCGCCGGGCGTGGGCAAGACCTCCATCGCCCGTTCCATCGCCGACGCCATGGGCCGCAAGTACGTCCGCGTGTCGCTCGGCGGCGCGCGCGACGAGGCGGATATCCGCGGACACCGGCGCACGTACGTGGGCGCGATGGCCGGCCGCATCATCGAGGGACTGAAGCGTGCGGGCACGAAGAACCCCGTGTTCCTCCTGGATGAGATCGACAAGCTGGGCGTGTCCTTCCAGGGCGACCCCTCGGCCGCGCTGATGGAGGTGCTCGATCCGGCGCAGAACGAGGCGTTCGTGGACCACTACCTCGGGGTGCCCTTCGATCTCTCCGAGGTGCTGTTCATCGCCACGGCGAACGTCTTCGAGCAGATCCCCGGACCGCTGCGCGACCGAATGGAGGCGATCGAGTTCCGCGGCTACACGGAAGCCGAGAAGCTCGAGATCGCGCGCCGTTTCCTCCTGCCCCGGCAGAAGCGACGGAACGGCCTGCTCCCGGAGCAGGTCGAGGTCGACGAGGGCGCGATTCGGGCGATCATCACCCGCTACACGCGCGAGGCCGGCGTGCGGCAGCTCGAACGCGAACTCGGTTCGGTCTGCCGGAAGTCCGCGCGAAAGATCGCGACGGGATCCTCGGAGGCGACCGTGGACGCGGACGACCTGCGCGAACTGCTGGGCCGGCCGAAGGTGCATGCCGCCGAAAAGATGGAGGAGGACGCGGTCGGCGTGGCGACGGGCATGTTCTACACGCCCGTGGGCGGGGACATCATGCTCGTCGAGACCCGGGTCCTGAAGGGCAAGGAGGGGCTCGTCCTCACGGGGCAGCTCGGCGACGTCATGAAGGAGAGCGCGCAGGCCGCCCTCACCTTCGCGCGCAGCCACGCGAACGGGCTCGATCTCACGGAGGAACGGCTACGGGATCACGAGATTCACATCCATGTCCCGGCCGGAGCCATCCCCAAGGAGGGCCCGTCGGCGGGCATCGCCATGGCGGTGGCGCTCGTGAGCGCCCTTGGCGACCACCCCGTGCGGCACGATGTCGCGATGACGGGCGAGATCACGCTGTCCGGCCGCGTGCTCCCGATCGGCGGCGTGAAGGAGAAGGTGCTCGGGGCCGCGCGCGCGGGGATCAACGAGATCATCCTCCCGGCGATCAACGAGGGCGACCTGGAGGATCTCCCGGATCACGTGTGCGAGCAGCTCGAGTTCCACCTCGTGGAAACGCTCGACGAAGCGCTCGCCGCGGCGCTCGCCAACGGCTCGCTCGAAGGAGGGGCGCTCGCCTTTGCGGAGTAG
- a CDS encoding HAD-IA family hydrolase, with protein sequence MSPRRPLETILFDLDGTLVDSTHLIAESWRHTMRTHFEDPPPDEVWLRTLGQPLRTQLGYLVDSAEEVQAMVDTYIDHNFREHERLIRSFPCVAETLVQLRERGVRVGVVTSKASAGTARSLAACALDQALFDVIVTSDEPVPHKPDPAPIRLALERLDAAAETAAYVGDSVWDMRAGHAAGVTTVAALWGPFSERELVIERPHIMLDAIEDIVGYVAGSEADA encoded by the coding sequence ATGTCACCGCGCCGCCCGCTGGAAACGATCCTCTTCGACCTCGACGGGACGCTCGTGGACTCGACCCACCTCATCGCCGAGTCCTGGCGCCATACGATGAGGACCCACTTCGAGGACCCGCCCCCCGACGAAGTGTGGCTGAGGACGCTGGGCCAGCCGCTGCGGACCCAACTCGGCTATCTCGTGGACTCGGCCGAGGAAGTTCAGGCCATGGTCGACACCTACATCGACCACAACTTCCGGGAACACGAACGGCTTATCCGTTCCTTTCCGTGTGTCGCCGAGACGCTCGTTCAACTCCGGGAAAGGGGTGTGCGCGTGGGCGTGGTCACGAGCAAGGCGAGCGCCGGAACCGCCCGCAGCCTGGCGGCGTGCGCGCTGGATCAGGCGCTGTTCGACGTAATCGTCACGTCCGATGAGCCCGTGCCGCACAAGCCCGACCCGGCCCCCATCCGCCTCGCGCTGGAGCGGCTGGACGCCGCCGCCGAGACCGCCGCCTACGTGGGCGACTCGGTGTGGGACATGCGGGCGGGACACGCGGCCGGCGTGACGACGGTCGCCGCGCTCTGGGGGCCGTTCTCGGAGCGGGAACTGGTGATCGAACGCCCACACATCATGCTTGACGCGATCGAGGACATCGTCGGATACGTGGCGGGATCGGAGGCGGACGCCTAG
- a CDS encoding superoxide dismutase, giving the protein MHALPDLPYAHDALEPTIDARTMEIHHGKHHQVYVNMLNGALKGHDDLASLSLEALLRGIDNVPESIRGAVRNHGGGHSNHSLFWTSMSPDGGGAPSGDLAAAIDGAYGSFDDFKAAFQQAGLTRFGSGWAWLVAGSGGELSVYSTANQDSPLMQGDTPLLGVDVWEHAYYLNYQNRRADYLAAFWDVVDWAAVSARYAAATR; this is encoded by the coding sequence ATGCACGCCTTGCCCGACCTGCCGTACGCCCACGATGCGCTCGAACCGACGATCGACGCACGCACGATGGAGATCCACCACGGCAAGCATCACCAGGTGTACGTGAACATGCTGAACGGCGCCCTCAAGGGTCACGACGACCTCGCGAGCCTGTCGCTGGAGGCCCTGCTGCGCGGCATCGACAACGTCCCCGAATCGATCCGCGGGGCGGTGCGAAACCACGGCGGCGGCCATTCGAACCACTCGCTGTTCTGGACGTCCATGTCTCCGGACGGCGGCGGGGCCCCCTCGGGCGACCTCGCGGCCGCGATTGACGGCGCCTACGGCTCCTTCGACGACTTCAAGGCGGCCTTCCAGCAGGCAGGGCTCACCCGCTTCGGCAGCGGCTGGGCGTGGCTCGTGGCCGGGAGCGGCGGCGAACTCTCCGTCTACTCGACCGCGAACCAGGACAGCCCGCTGATGCAGGGAGACACGCCGCTCCTGGGCGTGGACGTGTGGGAGCACGCGTACTACCTGAACTACCAGAACCGCCGGGCGGATTACCTTGCCGCCTTCTGGGACGTGGTGGACTGGGCCGCAGTGTCCGCCCGCTACGCCGCCGCCACGCGCTAG
- a CDS encoding ATP-dependent 6-phosphofructokinase, giving the protein MDERKTVTGDDDAGTTAPRAGGAGEIRKIAINTGGGDAPGLNAVIRAIVLSARRRGWSVVGIENGYGGLLPDDPGRVIPLGADEVRGITHRGGTILGTTNRSDPFAWPVRLPDGSIEAQDRSGEIIESLREHGIDALIAIGGDGSLDLAHRLSKRGLPVVGVPKTIDNDLCGTSLTFGFLTAVATATDAIGKLHSTAESHRRVMVVEVMGRDAGWIALYSGLAGSADVILIPEIPFDIERVCDKIREREAAGREFSIVCVAEGAKPAGGEMVTKTVHGGGDDQERLGGLGDLVAREIARRTGKETRSLTLGHLQRGGQPTSYDRVISLRFGAAAVRCVARGRFGTMVALDPPHVRAIPLGEALANLKLVPVDGDIVMTAQAIGVSLGD; this is encoded by the coding sequence ATGGACGAGAGGAAGACTGTAACCGGCGACGACGATGCCGGGACGACCGCACCACGCGCGGGCGGAGCGGGAGAGATCAGGAAGATCGCGATCAACACCGGCGGGGGCGACGCGCCGGGGCTGAACGCGGTGATCCGGGCCATCGTGCTGAGCGCCCGCCGCCGCGGCTGGAGCGTGGTGGGCATCGAGAACGGCTACGGGGGCCTGCTGCCCGACGATCCCGGGCGGGTGATTCCGCTGGGGGCCGACGAGGTGCGGGGGATCACGCACCGTGGCGGGACGATTCTGGGCACGACGAACCGTTCCGATCCGTTCGCGTGGCCGGTGCGCCTGCCGGACGGTTCGATCGAGGCGCAGGACCGGTCCGGAGAGATTATCGAGAGCCTCCGGGAGCATGGCATCGACGCGTTGATCGCGATCGGCGGGGACGGCAGTCTCGACCTCGCACACCGGCTGTCGAAGCGCGGGCTCCCGGTAGTCGGCGTGCCGAAGACGATCGACAACGACCTCTGCGGAACGAGCCTTACGTTCGGGTTCCTCACTGCGGTGGCGACGGCAACCGACGCGATCGGGAAGCTTCACTCCACGGCGGAGAGCCACCGCCGCGTCATGGTGGTGGAGGTGATGGGACGGGACGCCGGCTGGATCGCGCTCTACAGCGGGCTGGCCGGCTCGGCCGACGTCATCCTCATCCCCGAGATCCCCTTCGACATCGAGAGAGTGTGCGACAAGATCCGCGAGCGTGAGGCCGCGGGGCGCGAATTCAGCATCGTCTGCGTGGCGGAGGGCGCAAAGCCCGCCGGAGGCGAGATGGTGACGAAGACCGTCCACGGCGGGGGAGACGACCAGGAGCGGCTGGGCGGGCTGGGCGACCTGGTGGCGCGCGAGATTGCCCGGCGCACGGGGAAGGAGACGCGATCGCTGACGCTGGGGCATCTGCAGCGCGGCGGCCAGCCGACCTCCTACGACCGCGTCATCTCGCTGCGCTTCGGCGCCGCCGCCGTGCGGTGCGTGGCCCGCGGCCGATTCGGGACGATGGTCGCACTCGATCCGCCGCACGTGCGGGCGATCCCGCTCGGCGAAGCGCTCGCCAATCTCAAGCTGGTGCCGGTGGACGGCGACATCGTGATGACCGCCCAGGCGATCGGGGTCAGCCTCGGCGACTGA